In Streptomyces sp. NBC_00569, a single genomic region encodes these proteins:
- the mshB gene encoding N-acetyl-1-D-myo-inositol-2-amino-2-deoxy-alpha-D-glucopyranoside deacetylase, with protein MTELPDRRLLLVHAHPDDESINNGATMAKYAADGAHVTLVTCTLGEEGEVIPDVLAHLAPDREDILGPHRIGELTAAMKELGVTDHRFLGGPGRFRDSGMMGAGQNDRPGAFWSADLDEAAAYLVEVIREVRPQVLVTYDPDGGYGHPDHIQAHRVAMRAAELAAEPAFRRDLGDVHTVAKIYWNRVPRSVAEERFRWLAGVLGSTPYGSAAGIGDVPGVVDDERVTAEIDGRAFVAAKTAAMRAHATQVEIAPGGEPVFALSNGLAQPVFDVEYYELARGEAETPYETDLFAGVVA; from the coding sequence ATGACGGAACTGCCCGACCGGCGTCTGCTCCTCGTGCACGCGCACCCCGACGACGAGTCGATCAACAATGGCGCCACCATGGCCAAGTACGCGGCCGACGGTGCCCACGTCACCCTGGTGACCTGCACCCTCGGCGAGGAGGGCGAGGTCATCCCGGACGTTCTCGCGCACCTCGCCCCGGACCGCGAGGACATCCTCGGTCCGCACCGCATCGGCGAGCTCACCGCCGCCATGAAGGAGCTCGGGGTCACCGACCACCGCTTCCTCGGCGGCCCCGGACGCTTCCGCGACTCCGGGATGATGGGCGCCGGGCAGAACGACCGGCCGGGCGCCTTCTGGTCCGCCGACCTGGACGAGGCCGCCGCGTATCTCGTCGAGGTGATCCGCGAGGTCCGTCCCCAGGTCCTCGTCACCTACGACCCGGACGGCGGCTACGGCCACCCCGACCACATCCAGGCCCACCGCGTCGCCATGCGCGCCGCCGAACTCGCGGCCGAGCCCGCGTTCCGCCGGGACCTGGGCGACGTCCACACCGTCGCGAAGATCTACTGGAACCGTGTGCCCAGGTCCGTGGCCGAGGAGCGCTTCCGGTGGCTGGCCGGTGTCCTCGGCTCGACCCCGTACGGGAGCGCGGCCGGGATCGGCGACGTGCCGGGCGTCGTCGACGACGAGCGGGTCACCGCCGAGATCGACGGCCGGGCCTTCGTCGCGGCCAAGACCGCCGCGATGCGCGCCCACGCCACCCAGGTGGAGATCGCACCCGGCGGCGAGCCGGTCTTCGCCCTGTCGAACGGGCTCGCCCAGCCCGTCTTCGACGTGGAGTATTACGAGTTGGCGCGCGGCGAGGCAGAGACGCCGTACGAGACGGACCTGTTCGCGGGAG
- a CDS encoding S9 family peptidase has translation MTTEPLSFPRQHARTQRFTLGAPRAFTVAPDGERVAFLRSGSGTDRANALWVLDVTSGEERIAADPRVLLGGAEENLSDEERSRRERSREGAAGIVSYATDAAVELAAFALSGRLFTAELRAGTTRELREPARHGPLIDPRPSPDGRHVAYVSGGALRVVGADGEGDRALAEPGEGETSTVTYGLAEFIAAEEMGRSRGFWWSPDSDRLLVARADDAAVRRWWIADPAHPDRKPARNAYPAAGTPNAEVRLFVVGLDGSRTEVSWDRARYPYLARVHWSANGAPLILVQARDQLSELYLAVNVEDGSTRMVHADEDGQWLELFQGVPSWSPSGQLVRVADEGGARVLAVGERPLTGPQLHVRAVLDVGESDVLISASAGSAAPDRETGEVHVYRVNELGVERVSDEPGVHSAVRAGGVTVLASARTDEPGTRVRVMRDGKQIATVTSHAERPSLSPRLTLTEAAGIPCAVLLPSSYEQGDGPLPVLLDPYGGPHGQRVLAAHNPHLTSQWFADQGFAVVVADGRGTPGHSPAREKAVRDDLTLTLDDQITALHALADAFPFDLNRVAIRGWSYGGYLAGLAVLRRPDVFHAGIAGAPVTDWRLYDTHYTERYLGDPKASPQVYAKNSLVTDDGLAAAAGQHRPLMIVHGLADDNVVVAHSLRLSSALLAAGRPHEVLPLSGVTHMTPQEQVAENLLLLQVDFLKRSLGLV, from the coding sequence ATGACCACCGAGCCTCTCTCCTTTCCGCGCCAGCACGCCCGCACCCAGCGCTTCACGCTCGGCGCACCACGGGCGTTCACGGTGGCGCCCGACGGCGAGCGCGTCGCCTTCCTGCGGTCCGGGTCCGGCACCGATCGGGCGAACGCGCTGTGGGTGCTGGACGTGACGTCCGGCGAGGAGCGGATCGCCGCCGATCCGCGGGTCCTGCTCGGCGGCGCCGAGGAGAACCTGTCGGACGAGGAGCGCTCGCGCCGCGAACGCAGCCGCGAGGGCGCCGCGGGCATCGTCTCCTACGCGACGGACGCGGCCGTGGAGCTGGCCGCGTTCGCACTGTCGGGGCGGCTGTTCACCGCGGAGCTGCGCGCGGGCACGACCCGTGAACTGCGCGAGCCCGCACGTCATGGTCCGCTGATCGACCCGCGCCCCTCGCCGGACGGCCGCCATGTCGCGTACGTGTCCGGGGGCGCCCTGCGCGTCGTCGGCGCCGACGGCGAGGGCGACCGGGCCCTCGCCGAGCCGGGCGAGGGCGAGACGTCGACCGTCACGTACGGGCTCGCGGAGTTCATCGCGGCCGAGGAGATGGGCCGCTCGCGGGGCTTCTGGTGGTCGCCCGACTCGGACCGGCTCCTGGTGGCCCGGGCGGACGACGCGGCGGTGCGGCGCTGGTGGATCGCGGATCCGGCGCACCCGGACCGCAAGCCCGCCCGCAACGCGTATCCGGCGGCGGGCACGCCCAACGCGGAGGTGCGGCTCTTCGTCGTCGGCCTGGACGGCTCGCGCACCGAGGTGTCGTGGGACCGGGCGAGGTACCCGTATCTGGCGCGGGTGCACTGGTCGGCCAACGGGGCGCCGCTGATCCTCGTGCAGGCCCGTGACCAGCTCAGTGAGCTGTATCTCGCGGTGAACGTCGAGGACGGTTCGACGCGGATGGTGCACGCCGACGAGGACGGGCAGTGGCTGGAGCTGTTCCAGGGCGTGCCGTCGTGGTCGCCGAGCGGGCAGCTCGTGCGGGTCGCGGACGAGGGCGGGGCGCGGGTCCTCGCGGTCGGTGAACGGCCCCTGACCGGCCCGCAGTTGCATGTGCGGGCGGTCCTGGACGTGGGTGAGAGCGACGTGCTCATCTCGGCGTCGGCGGGCTCGGCGGCGCCGGACCGGGAGACCGGCGAGGTGCATGTGTACCGGGTCAACGAGCTGGGTGTGGAGCGCGTCTCGGACGAGCCGGGCGTGCACTCCGCGGTGCGCGCGGGCGGCGTGACCGTCCTGGCGTCCGCCCGCACCGACGAGCCGGGCACCCGGGTGCGGGTGATGCGGGACGGCAAGCAGATCGCGACGGTCACCTCGCACGCCGAGCGCCCCTCGCTGAGCCCCCGCCTGACGCTCACGGAGGCGGCGGGCATCCCGTGCGCCGTCCTGCTCCCTTCCTCGTACGAGCAGGGGGACGGGCCGCTGCCGGTGCTGCTCGACCCGTACGGCGGCCCGCACGGGCAGCGGGTGCTCGCCGCGCACAATCCGCATCTGACGTCGCAGTGGTTCGCCGACCAGGGCTTCGCGGTGGTCGTCGCGGACGGCCGCGGCACCCCCGGCCACTCCCCCGCCCGGGAGAAGGCGGTCCGCGACGACCTCACGCTCACGCTCGACGACCAGATCACGGCGCTGCACGCGCTGGCCGACGCCTTCCCGTTCGACCTGAACCGGGTGGCGATCCGCGGCTGGTCGTACGGCGGGTATCTGGCGGGGCTCGCGGTCCTGCGCCGCCCGGACGTCTTCCACGCGGGCATCGCGGGCGCCCCGGTCACGGACTGGCGGCTCTACGACACCCACTACACGGAGCGCTACCTGGGCGACCCGAAGGCCTCGCCGCAGGTGTACGCGAAGAACTCGCTGGTCACCGACGACGGTCTGGCCGCGGCGGCGGGGCAGCACCGGCCGCTGATGATCGTGCACGGCCTGGCCGACGACAACGTCGTGGTGGCGCACAGCCTGCGGCTGTCGTCGGCGCTGCTCGCCGCGGGCCGCCCGCACGAGGTGCTGCCGCTGTC